DNA from Corvus moneduloides isolate bCorMon1 chromosome 8, bCorMon1.pri, whole genome shotgun sequence:
ttcctgggctctgctgtATCTAATTCCTTGGAGAGGACTGTCTGCTCCTGTGGTTGTAGGTAAACAGGGTGGGGAATGCAATGtctgtgagcagcagggagctAGTGTATGTTCTCTGCAAACAGTCatagtaatttttattattcttgagggtttttttccccacagggTTTTCTGTCACAAGGCTATTTGGGTCTGTGTCAGAGTGCATGAGTGCTGTATGTCTCCCATCATTGTATTTTCTCCAAAAAAGCAGTACTGGTGCATAGATCTGCACCACGGGTGCATGGGCTGAGATGATGGATCCTATGCAGTGGTGGGGCCTCAAAAACCCTTGGAGAAAATCAAGTACCTGTGTAAATGAGGGCTACGAAGACAAATCTGAATAATGGCCTTTTCAAGGCACAGCTGTatccaaaggcagctgctgctctagGACAATTGTATCTTCTAGTTTAACACTtgctcctctgtgtgtgttaTGTAAGTGCTGGAGTGACTTTCAGGGTCCTGGCTCTTTCAGGTGGGTCATTGCTGACCATCAGTTTAAAATGGGACTGTGAATAGGTAACTAACTTTGTGCCTCATTGAAATAGGTGGCCAGTCCAAACTGTGGCAGAGACCAATTTATCTACAACCTGCATTGCCCTCTGTTTAGACAATGCAGCCTTTTAAATCCTGCCTTAGTGCTGGTGGGACTTGGTTTGTGTCCTTCCAACCTTCCAGACCTCCCTATGTAGATTGGACTGATGAAATGCTCTCAACAGATAAAGCACCGTAACAACATATCCTGTGGTGCAAGAGCTGAGTGTCTGTAGTAGCAAAGCGTTGGAAGCTGTCTCacctctctcccctgcccacctCCTCTGGCCCAGAGTCTCATGTGGTGGGGAGTGGGATGTGAACACGAATTACCCTTCAGGGGACATCCAGCTATTTGGAGCACACAATTATTATGCCTGTATCATGTTCATACAGCACCAAAATCTGGCTCCCCAGTGGAAAAGCTTCTGGATGTGGACAGAttcttattttcctgtgttaatCCTTTGTTGTACCCAGCTATGTAGTTTCTAGGCCACCCTAGTTATAGCCCTGCAGGTACGTGTCGGTCCAGCAGCGCTTGGtcctcaaggaaaaaaactatCACTTTGCCCTGATGAAGCTGTATATAAAACACTGATTAGCTTCTCTGCCAGTTTATCTAAATGAGCTGCTTCATAGATACTTTTGAATTCCTTTATATTCGACTGGCTTCTATTTTGATGTATTCCGTGAGTTACAGACCTTTAACAAAGGGTATTGATTGCAcccaaaaatgtgttttagaTGTAATCCTAGAATCACAAGAGaatggagagcagagctggagtgaGAAAAAGGCTTTGCGTTCTAGCCTGGCATGCCAACAAAGTTAATTGTCCATGGAGTGAAGCAGTAGCTGAATGGATGTTTTCAGGTTGTGGCTGACACGCTTGGGTACTGATGGCATTTTCTGGATCTGCCTCAGAGAGGTCAAATTCTCATGAGATTGAGATACTTTGTAGTTCTAGTTCATTACATCTGTAGGAGGAGTGGACGGTGTGAAAACAGCTTGTCAGGCTCTCAAGCAATCTCATGGGCTTACGTAGATTGTCAAGTTACTGAGCCATCAGAAAAGATGGCCAACTTTTGGGCAGTAATTCACCAGGGCTacattaaacattttcaaaacaaagtttttaGAAGAGTGACTGTCCTGATGATGACCTGGAGCTTGCTTGCACTGGCAGTCATGAAAACCTAGGTGCTGAGGTCAAAAATGAAATGAACAATCAGTAGCTGCTGAGCACTAAGGGGCCTGCATGCCTCTGGGTAACACCTTCCATCTTTGCAGGTTGACCGGTACCTGTACCACATGCGCCTCTCCGACGATGTCTTGCTGGATGTGATGGCTCGATTCCAGGCCGAGATGATGAAGGGCCTGGGCAGAGACACGAACCCCACGGCAACAGTGAAAATGCTGCCGTCGTTCGTGCGCTCGCTGCCCGACGGCTCAGGTGAgtcaccctgctccagcacagcacggCTGCTGTAGCAAGATGAGTTGCTGCCAATACTCCAGGATGGCACAGCAGAGACACAGGGCACCCAGTGACTCTGGGTTACTGCCTATCTCATTGAGAAAGCAGGTGTGTATATTGAGCCTGGGAAAATGCTGGCAGagagtttttttccttgcacTGGGTGGATTTTGACCTAGTGCTGCTTGTTTGGGGAAAGGACCTAGTAAGTGCTCAGGAACAGCCTCTCCCACCTGTTCCTAGTGCAGGCCTTGCTGTTGGAGCTGTGGCTGGACACGGCAAGGGCAGCCTCTACAGCTCAGAGCCTGCACTGCAGTGTACTGAGGCTGTGGGATGTGTGGCCTGGCCTTCTTGGAGCTACAGGGAGGGCAGGATGCTGCAGTGAAACCCCTCAAATTGCCAAGTGACAGCAACGTGGCATCCTCAGAGCTGTGATCCCCAAACTCTGCACTGCTTTTTCTAATTCCTCAAAAAGCGATCCCTTCTGCCCTTTCTTGCCTTCTGCATTGGGAAAATCTGCTTCTGGGTGGGATCTGCCAGGAAACTGTCTGCTCTCCTTCACCTGAGACTTgaacagagagggagaaagtGCAGTAGTGTCGTCTGGGAGGATGTGATGCAAGATAGGAAGTAAAAGCCCATCTTGTTTGGAGAAGTATGCACATCCAAAATAACACCTCAGCTGGCTCCTGGCAGTGCAGGCTgacagaaaattacatttttcccaGGTTTAATCAAGTAAATTTTTGCAGGATTCTGTGTGTGGCCTAGGTCAGGACTCCGTGTAAACTAGCTGTGCAGAAAAATGTAATGTTAGCTTTGTACCTTATTTCCATGTGACTTTATTCCTTCTGAAGGTAATTTCCCTGCAGTTAAATGAGGAATAACAGCTTTAATGGCATAAAGAAGGTATTTGAAGGTAAGTCTCTTGAAATGAGGCATGTCTGAGAGAAATTATACACAAGCTGCCTGGATGGAAGGGGGCACTCTTCCTTTGCTGCTACCTTTGTCATAGAGAAAGAAGTACTTTCTTAACCCTTGCAATCTCCGTGACAGTCACTGGTCCTGAGGTCTCACATGTCTCTGATGCTGTCCTGAAACAGCAGGGGGCCCCTGAGGCCAGCAGACTTGGAAAATGTCACGTAGTGTCATCACTGTTGCAAGAGTTCCTGTTCCTCAAGGCCAAGGTTGGACAGTGCTCTCCTGGCCTGCGTGGCCATTCCAATGTGTCAAGGACATGCTGCAGCATCAAGCTGGGCTGTATCTTATTGACACGCTGCCTACTCTAAGTATCAcattgatttttctatttttgctcTCTTGAAAAAtccttgttggtttttttgcttctagACAAAACTTCCAGCAGGTTTAAACAGCTCAGACTTGGATGGTTATTCCCCATTTGCAAGAGCATTCAACTTTAAGATTTTTTTGGTGCCCTCAGTGTTGCTGCCTGAAATGTCTCACATGGAGCATTATCAGGTTTTCGTTGTTTAGGGATTAATGGTCTCACTAAGGTCACAGTTTACTGAGTAACCCAATCTGCCTCCTCGCCTTTAATAGCTGACCATGATATTACAGGTAgaatttccttcttccttccctttcaggACCAGATTTGATAAAATTTAATCAGGTGTTTGGACTGTGGAACAAAGATCATGCAAGGCTGGGCACATACcattgtgttttccttctgggaagggccttttcctgtgtgtgggATAAACAGTTGTTTTATTGTAGCAGTAAGGCCAAACTGTCCTTCcatctgaggctgctgctggagaagtaTGTGTTTGAGCAAGCCTGTGAAACAAAATGGtacttttacagaaacaccaaaaGGCATTTGAAAAGGATTGTGTTGGTTGACTTTAGGTAGCAAATTAGTTTTGCCCCACTTGGAAGTTGACTTCTGCACTAGAGCTGAGTCTTAACATATGCCTGCAAATCCTGCGTCCTTTACTGGCTACAGGTAACATTCTGATTCTCCCACATTTCAGGTGACAGTTTTGCAGCCCCTGTGTGCTCTGGTTGGCTTTGCAGTTGCTTTGGGCCTTTATAGCTGAAAAGCTCATCCTTTTGCAGCTTGAAAATATGCTGCTGTGGAAGGAGCAGGGTTGGACAAACCCAAActgccaaataaaaattaaattagctATTACATACCAAGCTAACAGGAGAGACCTGATAGCCTTGCTTAGGGTTTCCAACTCTCAGTCTTTCTGATGCACCCAGGCCCATAGGATAAGGATCTGCCATGACGGGGCAGGAGAGTCTGTGGCTGTGGCCTTCAGCATGGCATCTGAGCCACACTTCGTGGCCATCCCCAGTGATGGTTGCCCACTTGTGTTGCAGAGAAGGGTGACTTCCTTGCTGTTGACCTGGGTGGCTCCCAGTTTCGTGCCCACCAGGTGAAGGTGTTTGAtgatgggaagcagagcagccagctggaGAGCAAGTTTTACCCCACACCCAAGGAGGTCATACAGGGGAACAGAGCCGAGGTAGGGCACTGCTGTGggggtgctgtgctggagcgCCTGCCTGCAGGACACAGCCCAACTGTCCTCTCCTTTTGTGCAGCTCTTTGATTATGTTGCTGACTGTCTGTTAGACTTCATGGAAACCAAAAACCTGAAGCATAAGAAGTTACCTCTTggctttacattttcttttccatgcaaaCAGACCAAATTGGAAGAGGTAAGATGCATAAAGAAATACTCTTGTCAAGCTGAGCTCCTTGCAGAATCTGGAGAAGCTGTTGAATGGGGGTGTTACCCTGTGGCTTTTATGTGGGGTCATGTTTACGTAGCTCTCTGAAGAAGGCATAGATGACCATTAGCATCTAATTAGACTTGACTACCATTTAACCATTCATTGCTCATCTCAAGGCACCATGATATTTAAGCTAAAGCTATTACATTGCTTAATCAGTACCCAATTCCATAGGAACCACGTGCCCCGGTATTAACACTGTTAGAAATAGATATGTACTTTTGTGTCTTGAAGCGTCTTTACTTTTTTAATCactctcaattttttttatttacagttgATTCTGAATAGGAAATACCTGTAGCAGAGCTGTTTGAGACACCTCTTGGGGAAACAAAGGGCTGGTTGCAATTATTTTGTGTTCTCTCATTCTAGCCTCTCTTATTTCTAAGAGTTTGTGCTCTGGGTCCCAGTCCTGCGAATGCTTTTTGCTTAATGCTATTAGATTGTGATGAGCATCAGGAAAGCCACATGTGCTTTAAATGAAGTACAGGGAGAAGCATTTGCAGGATTGTGTCTTTGACTGTACCTGTTTGGTTGTGTTGGTACTTACAGGTGCCCCAAGGTAAGATGTTCTGCTCTGACTGATTTTGGCTCAGTTTTAATGTGTGGAGAGACATAGTGGACTTCTCCACACACTTTAGTCTTGGCGGGCTTTGTGGTTTGTATGCTAAAGTTTGTGTGCTTTCGGGCCACTGCACTGTTACTTTTCAGGGGGTTCTTCTTGCGTGGACAAAACACTTCAAGGTCCGAGGAGTTCAGGACACAGATGTGGTCAGCTCTCTGCGCAAGGCCCTCCAGAAGCGTAAGGCAAGTTTCGTACCTGCAGGAGCTGAACCTGAGTGGCCTCAGAATATCCTCCTGGGAAATCAGCTCTTCTTGTGTGGGTTCTTTTGAGAGCTGTCAGACATCCTTAAGGGATGGTCAGTAGCAAGTGTTCAGCATGGCTGTACATCTGGTGGATCTGAATCTCTCTCGCAGCTGTAACTCAGGCTTCCCCAGTAACAGCAAGGGCATCTGCACACTGGTAACCCAGGCTGGCTGTGACAGCATACCAGTATGGCCCCACTGTCTCAGCCCAAGGGAATCTCTTGTGAACCTACTGAGTGAGACATGAAACACTCAATAGTTTCACATACTGTGTTTCACAGCCTGGCTTGTGGGATGAAGTTTGGTAGGGGGCAACTGTCATCTCAAATTGGCACACCTGACTCTATCAGGGTTTGCCTGTCCACTTCAGTCTGTGGAACAGAGTGATTGTAATTTTTAAGGTCAGCAGTAAGACATGATTAAATCTGCCCTTGAACTAGCATATAGCCTTTGAATAACActgtgttttaatattttggaaagCCTTGCTTTTCATGTTTGGTGCTATTGGTAACAACAGCTAAGAAATACAAGGCATCTTTCCATATCTTGATGAATTCATAGTAAAGAGgaaattcttctgttttctcacGTGGTAAAAATCCAGCCTTGATTTTGGTTCACTTCTTTATCTGCATCAGTCTTGTAGTTATTGGTAACGAAAGATCTGGGGCTTCATGGGTGAAGTGTGGCCTCCTCCTAGCATTGGCATCTGAGTTACAACAATCCTTTGAGAAATGTGAAGGGAAAACTGCACAGCCTTGATGGAAGGACTTCCTGCTTGAGTGTGGTGTTGCTGCACAGCCATAGCTGCATTTATGTTCTGTCCTGTTTGGTGGGATCTGCTCAGGTGGTAGGATGTTATCCTTTCACACAGTCCGTAAGCACAGTATCACAACATTCACACCAATATCACGTCATTTTTCTGGCAAATGAGGTGGTATTCGGGAAAAACAAATCCTTCAAGCAAAGAGGCTGGTGAAACACTTGAAAATTCAGAGATACTTGTAACTTTACAGGGTTGTGGGAAGAGTGTTGTAAAAGGAAGTAGTGTGTTTCAATCAAAGAGTTTTCCTGAATGAGGCCTTCAAAATGCAACCTGGGGAGTATGTCTGCATGCCAGTGCTTTATCACACAGGAGGCTTTCTAAGCTTTTGTCCCTGTTAATCACTCATCTTTATGCTATTAGGACGTAGATGTTGATGTTTTGGCACTGGTCAATGACACCGTGGGAACCATGATGACTTGTGGATATGATGACCAGCGCTGTGAAGTTGGGCTCATAATTGgtaattttttctgttcaccatgaagggttttttttccctctcatttgtTGAATTACTACAAATCTGGAGTAGGAGAGAGTTTCACAATacaggaaagagcagaaagaaaatggaaaaaacaatgaTTGGATTTTCAAGCCTGGCTGCCTTCTCTAAAGCAGCTGTTTTTATGCTGATCACATTGCCATCAAATACCACAGTCCCCATTTTGTCTGGGCTCAGTTGTGACCAGCATACTAAACTTTTCTGCTGACCGTATAGAAAATTACTGTGTCTGTCCAGAGAAGGCTGAATTCCCCTCATGTCTGGTAGTTAGTACCAGCTATGCTTTCCACAGTTTGTCCATTTCATGCACCATGGTGGCTTTTATTAGGCACATAGAAGTatatttgaaaaaggaaaaactatttttaaacaagACAAGCCTTAGAataatttcagggttttttcatGCATTGTGAAATGATGATTTCACAGGTGCAGGTGGCCTATATTAGCATCCTATGCCACAGGGGtatgtgtttgtattttcttccaaagtcAATATACTGACTTATTCCCAAACATGTTGGGTTAAACAAAGAGCACACCTAGAACAAACAGTAGTTTATCCAATACCCACAGGGACTGGCACCAACGCATGCTACATGGAGGAGATGAGGCACATTGACCTGGTGGAAGGGGATGAAGGGAGGATGTGCATTAACACAGAGTGGGGGGCCTTTGGAGATGATGGTGCTTTGGATGACCTCCGCACGGAGTTTGATCGGGAGCTGGATCTGGGATCTCTCAATCCTGGAAAACAATTGTAAGTGATTCCCTGACTGACTTGCAGTCCAAGTTCCCAGAGTGCTTTTCCAGTATATGCCAAGAGCCCCTTTGAAACAGGAATTGGCTTAAGTGAACCTGAGATGGCATGATCCTGGTTCTGTCTTAGCCAGATCTTTCCCTTCTAGGAAGGGTGGGTACCTTTCACACCTCCCTGCTTCAGGCCAGGGGATTGCTGCTACAGTTGCTCATGTGTTGTTAAAAATAGGTGAACAACCTGTAATCCTTCCTGTGCTCCATTCCAGGTTTGAGAAGATGATCAGCAGCCTGTATTTGGGGGAACTTGTAAGACTCATTCTCCTAAAAATGACAAAGGAAGGTCTGCTCTTCAATGGGAAAGTGTCAACAGCTCTGCTTACTAAGGGCAAGATTGAAATGAAACACGTGTCTGCAATGGAAAAGTAAGAACCTGTAATACTGTGTTTGAGAGTAGCCACTCTCAAAGTCAGTCTGTCACAAGCACAGCACTGATAATGAATGTGTAGGTATAATCTGTGAGTGCTGGGAACAATCCTGAATGGTACAGCTTGATTTTGCTTTTGGCTAGGAGAAAAGTTGACCTTTCTGTAAGTAGGAATTGGTGTAAGATAGTTTTAGCAAAGTACCACAGTAGCAAATATATTGCTAAACATCACAGATGCAGGTTGTTTAAATAACCTCTCTGGAGACCTGTGTGTGGGATGATTGCTGCAGTTTTCAGCCTCTCTGATGTGGGAATACTGGGGCTGTGGAGATGTAGTACAGATTCTAGATTAGCTAATGGATGACTGCATGGAAAACTTGGATTCTGGTGTTTTGAGAGGAATCCTGATCCTCAGTCAGTCCAGgagttattttctttgttgtatTGAGTGAAGCTGTACATCTATTCATGTGCTCTCCTTGTATGGACTATTTTATCCCGTTCTCTTCTTGAACAGCCAATTGGTCTCACCAAGTGCTGAATCCCAGGAAGCAGACTCTCTTCCCTGGGTACTTTTGGGAATACTGTGGAAAAGACATTACTGGTTTATGGGAACCAATCATGATACTGCCTGATAGGTTGTGTCCTGGTCtcctctcatttctttttaagccAAGGTATTGATTTATGTGTTGCCTTTGCATTTGGTGATGTAttcttttgttttggggttAGGTACAAGGAAGGTCTGAGCAACACAAAAGAGATCCTTACAGAGCTGAACCTGTTTCCCTCTGAGGAGGACTGTGTTGCTGTTCAGCATGTCTGCACTATCGTTTCCTTCCGCTCAGCCaacctctgtgctgctgccttggcagCTATCCTGACCCGGCTCAGGGAGAATAAAAAGCTGCTGAGGATGCGAACCACTGTTGGGATTGATGGGGGACTGTATAAAACCCACCCCCAGTAAGTAACTAGAGAGGATTTGATAATTGCTGGCTGCATATTGATGTTGCCAAGAGTCTCcatttgcatgtgtgtgtggcttttcaGAGAACTGCCAGTTTTGCTTCAGCTTTGGGGTGACATCTAACTGGATTAGTTATTGCAAAGCTGTCCCAGGAGCTTTAGAatttggggtggggtgggaagaACATGATACCTGGGATAACAGTGTCTGGGGAAATGCAGTTGATTTCTCAAGTGACTCCTGGGTCTCCAGGACATTTGCAGTTCActgcacattttttcttttctttctttctttctcccttcctccacTACCTCCCTGTTTTTGAACACGTGCTTTCCCAAACCGGGAACTTTCTCCAACTATTCTCCCAAACTGGTTGAAGGTCTGATTCCAGGCAGAGATGAAGTAAACCATGCGCAAAAGGCCTGTGAGAGCCTAAAGCAAATCTCTGTCCCTGCTAGATATGCCAAACGTCTGCACAAGGTGGTGAGAAGGCTGGTGCCCACCTGTGACGTGCGGTTCCTGCTGTCAGTGAGCGGCAGCGGCAGGGGGGCTGCCATGGTCACGGCGGTGGCACACAGACTGGCCGCCCAGCGCCAGTGCATTGATGCCACGCTTGcacccttcctgctgcccctgggcaTCCTCAGAGAAGTTATGGACAAAATGAGGGCTGAGCTGGAGTACGGGCTGAAGAGAGAGACGCAAGCCAATGCCACAGTGAAGATGCTGCCGACGTACGTCTGTGGGACACCAGATGGAACAGGTGAAGTTAGTTCCTGATCACCTGAAGGTGGTTCAGGAAAGctgtttgtctgttttctggGGAGAGGGAATATGCTAATTAACCTGGCAAATGCCAGGGGGATTTATGTTGTCAAACCGGTGCTTCCTGCTATGTTATCTGTTATCTTCAGCCCCATGCTAAAAGACTTGATGGGATAAATGCCGTAGGGAGCAGTGTGCTATCATTGGTATGTCATTCTAACTGGCAAATGTGCTATGAGAAGCACCAAAATGAAatacctttcttttccttcagagaaaggaaagttcCTTGCCCTTGATCTTGGTGGCACAAATTTCAGGGTTCTGCTGGTCAAAATCAAAAGTGGGAGAAGAAGATCAGTGCAAATGTATAACAAAATTTTTGCCATTCCTTTGGAGATCATGCAAGGAACAGGAGAAGAGGTAATCTTAAGTGACTGTTTAACCGATCCAGCCAAGGCCCATTGTATGGGATTAGTTGTGAGATTTATatacttttcctttccctccagctCTTTGACCATATTGTCCAGTGCATAGCAGACTTTCTGGAGTATATGGGGATTAAAGGTGCTCGGCTTCCTCTGGGCTTCACCTTCTCTTTCCCCTGCAGGCAAGCCAGCATTGACAAGGTGAGAACTGCAGCACAAAATGGGCCAAATGGCAGCTCTGCATCTGCTTGGTAAATCATATCATTTTGGGCAAGGGTGACTTGTTGGTTTGGAGAATGttattactttattttgcaAGTTAGTTGTGTTTCACGAGAAAGTTATCATCCTATGTTATCCATCTGCCTATGGGAATCTGAATTTTCACTTCTTGTCTGTGGTAAGTGGTGGACATgacttgcttttgttttataaagCTAAGCCCTCATGACAGCAAAatgaactgcatttttttaataacccaGGAATCTTATGCTGCCTTAACTCTTCAGTGGCAAGGGATAATAAATGGCTCCTTCTGCTTGCTCATCTACAGTCCAGGTTGTTTTCCAagctgtgctgcacagctctgaCTGTTTTAACTTCCGCTTAACATTAGCTTATTTTTGTTGAGTGTCAGTGGATAGACCTGGGTTTTCTTGTCCAGCTTGGAAG
Protein-coding regions in this window:
- the HKDC1 gene encoding hexokinase HKDC1 isoform X2 produces the protein MFAVHLLAFHFTKLKEDQIKKVDRYLYHMRLSDDVLLDVMARFQAEMMKGLGRDTNPTATVKMLPSFVRSLPDGSEKGDFLAVDLGGSQFRAHQVKVFDDGKQSSQLESKFYPTPKEVIQGNRAELFDYVADCLLDFMETKNLKHKKLPLGFTFSFPCKQTKLEEDVDVDVLALVNDTVGTMMTCGYDDQRCEVGLIIGTGTNACYMEEMRHIDLVEGDEGRMCINTEWGAFGDDGALDDLRTEFDRELDLGSLNPGKQLFEKMISSLYLGELVRLILLKMTKEGLLFNGKVSTALLTKGKIEMKHVSAMEKYKEGLSNTKEILTELNLFPSEEDCVAVQHVCTIVSFRSANLCAAALAAILTRLRENKKLLRMRTTVGIDGGLYKTHPQYAKRLHKVVRRLVPTCDVRFLLSVSGSGRGAAMVTAVAHRLAAQRQCIDATLAPFLLPLGILREVMDKMRAELEYGLKRETQANATVKMLPTYVCGTPDGTEKGKFLALDLGGTNFRVLLVKIKSGRRRSVQMYNKIFAIPLEIMQGTGEELFDHIVQCIADFLEYMGIKGARLPLGFTFSFPCRQASIDKGTLVGWTKGFKATDCEGEDVVDMLREAIKRRNEFDLDIVAVVNDTVGTMMTCGYEDPNCEIGLIAGTGSNVCYMEDMKNIEIVEGNEGKMCINTEWGAFGDNGCIDNIRTKYDKEVDEGSLNPGKQRYEKMTSGMYLGEIVRQILIELTKQGLLFRGHISESLRKRGIFETKFLSQIESDRLALLQVRRILQQLGLDSTCDDSIIVKEVCGVVSRRAARLCGAGLAAIVEKKRENQGVGRLQITVGVDGTLYKLHPHFSRVLRETVKELAPQCDVTFMLSEDGSGKGAALITAVAKRLHNVGQK
- the HKDC1 gene encoding hexokinase HKDC1 isoform X1, translated to MFAVHLLAFHFTKLKEDQIKKVDRYLYHMRLSDDVLLDVMARFQAEMMKGLGRDTNPTATVKMLPSFVRSLPDGSEKGDFLAVDLGGSQFRAHQVKVFDDGKQSSQLESKFYPTPKEVIQGNRAELFDYVADCLLDFMETKNLKHKKLPLGFTFSFPCKQTKLEEGVLLAWTKHFKVRGVQDTDVVSSLRKALQKRKDVDVDVLALVNDTVGTMMTCGYDDQRCEVGLIIGTGTNACYMEEMRHIDLVEGDEGRMCINTEWGAFGDDGALDDLRTEFDRELDLGSLNPGKQLFEKMISSLYLGELVRLILLKMTKEGLLFNGKVSTALLTKGKIEMKHVSAMEKYKEGLSNTKEILTELNLFPSEEDCVAVQHVCTIVSFRSANLCAAALAAILTRLRENKKLLRMRTTVGIDGGLYKTHPQYAKRLHKVVRRLVPTCDVRFLLSVSGSGRGAAMVTAVAHRLAAQRQCIDATLAPFLLPLGILREVMDKMRAELEYGLKRETQANATVKMLPTYVCGTPDGTEKGKFLALDLGGTNFRVLLVKIKSGRRRSVQMYNKIFAIPLEIMQGTGEELFDHIVQCIADFLEYMGIKGARLPLGFTFSFPCRQASIDKGTLVGWTKGFKATDCEGEDVVDMLREAIKRRNEFDLDIVAVVNDTVGTMMTCGYEDPNCEIGLIAGTGSNVCYMEDMKNIEIVEGNEGKMCINTEWGAFGDNGCIDNIRTKYDKEVDEGSLNPGKQRYEKMTSGMYLGEIVRQILIELTKQGLLFRGHISESLRKRGIFETKFLSQIESDRLALLQVRRILQQLGLDSTCDDSIIVKEVCGVVSRRAARLCGAGLAAIVEKKRENQGVGRLQITVGVDGTLYKLHPHFSRVLRETVKELAPQCDVTFMLSEDGSGKGAALITAVAKRLHNVGQK